A window of Juglans regia cultivar Chandler chromosome 7, Walnut 2.0, whole genome shotgun sequence contains these coding sequences:
- the LOC109017703 gene encoding pentatricopeptide repeat-containing protein At3g48810 — protein MYLKGGRSLLLKVHKPPIPFVLNTNPILNPHQPLDEQKQSLLRESDVLNRLRRECDIVLALNYFRSIANSGTFKHTPLTYQTMIEKLDREENQTDAVQYLLHQMKLDGIGCSEELFVSVIKAYRRAGLAEQALKTFYRIREFGCEPTVKIYNHLLDSLLGENRFQMINPIYSNMKRDGMEPNVFTYNILLKALCKNDRVDGARKLLEEMSKKGCSPDAVSYTTIVSTLCRVGKLEEARELVVMFEPCVSVYNALINGFCREYKFEEGFKLLVEMMDKVVDPNVITYSAIISSLCDVGNVGLGLAVFAQMFRRGCKPNIYTFTSLIKGYLLGRRQCEALEMWSRMIREGFVPNVVAHNTLIHGLCSCGNMGKAVSICNEMERNGCSPNVTTYSTLIDGFAKAGNFIGASETWNKMITHGCQPNVVAYTCMVDVLCRNYMFNQAHYLIENMTTEACPPNTVTFNAFIKGLCGNGRLDWALNMLDQMERYGCFPNITTYNELLNGLFKAKRFREAFGLYREIKEKEIEPNLVTCNTILHGFCSAGMPQETLQLLGKMLVGGIKPDTITYNTIIYAYCKEGKVKSAIQLLDRNSVAEEWQPDVIGYTTLIWGISNWIGNEEANFYLHRMINEGIYPNFTTWNVLVRCFFSNLGHMGPIHILDDIVSNR, from the coding sequence ATGTACTTGAAAGGAGGGCGTTCCTTATTGTTGAAAGTCCACAAGCCTCCTATCCCCTTTGTGCTAAATACAAACCCAATTCTCAATCCCCATCAACCCCTAGATGAACAGAAACAGTCCCTTCTCAGAGAAAGCGATGTCCTAAACAGATTGAGACGCGAGTGCGACATTGTTTTGGCCTTGAATTACTTCAGGTCCATTGCCAATTCAGGGACATTCAAGCACACCCCATTAACGTACCAAACCATGATTGAGAAACTCGATCGGGAAGAGAACCAAACTGATGCCGTGCAATATTTATTGCACCAAATGAAGTTGGACGGAATTGGTTGCTCCGAGGAGTTGTTTGTGAGCGTTATAAAGGCTTATCGGCGAGCCGGGTTGGCAGAGCAAGCCTTGAAGACGTTTTATAGGATAAGGGAATTTGGGTGTGAGCCAACGGTGAAGATTTACAATCATTTATTGGATTCTTTGCTTGGTGAGAATAGGTTTCAGATGATTAATCCGATATATAGTAATATGAAGAGAGATGGGATGGAGCCAAATGTGTTTACGTATAACATTCTTTTGAAGGCGTTGTGTAAGAATGATAGGGTCGATGGTGCACGCAAGTTGCTTGAGGAAATGTCGAAGAAAGGGTGCTCTCCGGATGCAGTGAGCTATACAACTATAGTGTCAACATTGTGCAGGGTTGGTAAGCTGGAGGAAGCGAGGGAGCTCGTAGTGATGTTTGAACCCTGTGTGTCGGTTTATAATGCATTGATAAATGGGTTTTGCAGAGAATACAAGTTTGAAGAGGGGTTCAAGTTGTTAGTTGAGATGATGGATAAAGTGGTTGATCCTAATGTCATCACATACTCAGCGATAATCAGTTCTCTTTGTGATGTGGGGAATGTTGGATTGGGTCTTGCAGTGTTTGCCCAGATGTTTAGGAGAGGATGTAAACCCAATATATATACGTTTACTTCATTGATAAAGGGGTATCTCTTGGGAAGGAGACAATGTGAAGCACTTGAAATGTGGAGCCGAATGATTCGAGAGGGATTTGTGCCCAATGTTGTTGCGCACAACACTCTAATACACGGTCTCTGCTCCTGTGGAAATATGGGTAAAGCCGTATCTATTTGTAATGAGATGGAGAGAAATGGCTGTTCTCCAAATGTGACTACATATAGCACTCTCATTGACGGCTTTGCAAAAGCTGGGAACTTTATTGGTGCATCTGAGACATGGAACAAGATGATAACGCATGGTTGTCAACCAAATGTTGTGGCATATACCTGCATGGTGGATGTCCTTTGTAGGAATTATATGTTTAACCAAGCTCATTATCTTATAGAGAATATGACTACTGAAGCTTGTCCTCCAAATACGGTTACATTCAACGCTTTTATCAAAGGGTTATGTGGCAATGGAAGACTGGACTGGGCTCTAAACATGCTTGATCAGATGGAGAGATATGGGTGTTTTCCCAACATCACAACATATAATGAATTATTGAATGGTCTCTTTAAGGCAAAAAGATTCAGAGAGGCTTTTGGACTTTATAGggagataaaagaaaaggagattgagccgAATTTGGTGACTTGTAATACCATTTTGCATGGATTTTGCAGTGCTGGTATGCCTCAGGAGACGTTGCAGCTTCTTGGAAAAATGCTGGTTGGAGGAATAAAGCCTGATACCATCACATATAACACAATAATTTATGCTTACTGTAAGGAGGGAAAGGTTAAATCTGCCATCCAACTTTTGGACAGGAATAGTGTTGCAGAAGAGTGGCAGCCTGACGTAATAGGGTACACTACTCTTATTTGGGGGATCTCTAATTGGATAGGTAATGAAGAAGCCAATTTTTATCTTCACAGGATGATCAATGAAGGTATCTACCCCAACTTCACTACCTGGAACGTGTTAGTCCGTTGTTTCTTCAGCAACTTAGGTCATATGGGGCCGATTCACATTTTAGATGATATCGTGAGTAACAGATAA
- the LOC109017704 gene encoding desiccation-related protein PCC13-62-like encodes MATSTSIATNTPTITALLILLLLPKSYSSELLADCDSSVPESDVDLLEFPLNLEFLEAEFFLYGSLGYGLDIVAPNLTKGGPPPIGARRAKLDTFTQDVIKQFALQEVGHLRAIQKKVPGFPRPLLDLSAASFAKVVNSAFGRPLIPPFDPYASSLNYLLASYLIPYVGLTGYVGANPKLQGATSKRLVAGLLGVESGQDAVIRGLLYERATIKVAPYGITVAEFTNRFSELRNKLGHKGLKDEGLVVSPGKGAEGKSIGNVLAGDRDSLAYDRTPEEILRIVYGGGDEHVPGGFYPKGANGRIARSHLQA; translated from the exons ATGGCAACATCTACTTCCATTGCTACTAATACCCCCACCATCACAGCTCTCCTAATCCTTCTCCTCCTTCCCAAATCATATTCTTCAGAGCTCTTAGCAGATTGTGACTCTTCTGTCCCGGAATCCGACGTGGACCTTTTGGAATTTCCTCTAAATTTAGAGTTCCTAGAAGCTGAATTCTTCTTGTATGGCTCTTTGGGTTATGGCTTAGATATAGTTGCTCCAAATCTAACCAAGGGAGGTCCGCCACCTATTGGTGCTAGACGGGCAAAGCTGGACACTTTTACCCAGGATGTTATCAAGCAATTTGCTTTGCAAGAAGTTGGACACTTGAG GGCAATTCAAAAAAAAGTTCCTGGATTCCCAAGGCCATTATTGGACTTGAGTGCAGCATCATTTGCAAAAGTGGTGAATAGCGCATTTGGACGACCATTAATCCCACCTTTTGATCCATACGCCAGCTCCCTCAACTACCTCCTCGCATCCTACCTGATTCCTTATGTTGGACTTACTGGCTATGTCGGAGCAAATCCGAAACTCCAAGGTGCTACTTCCAAAAGG CTTGTTGCAGGCCTTTTGGGCGTGGAATCTGGCCAAGATGCAGTCATTCGAGGATTGCTATACGAGCGGGCAACGATAAAGGTGGCTCCCTATGGAATAACGGTGGCAGAGTTTACAAATCGCTTCTCAGAGCTAAGGAATAAGCTGGGACACAAAGGGCTGAAAGATGAAGGCCTTGTGGTTTCACCAGGAAAGGGTGCGGAGGGAAAGAGTATTGGGAACGTGCTTGCTGGAGACAGAGACTCGCTTGCATATGATAGAACTCCGGAGGAGATCCTGAGGATTGTATATGGGGGAGGTGACGAGCATGTACCTGGTGGTTTCTATCCAAAGGGCGCTAATGGCCGTATTGCCAGATCTCATTTACAAGCTTAA
- the LOC109010786 gene encoding glutamic acid-rich protein — protein MEALLNSSSSVCFTLNAPKMAIITGSLLRDPNLYMKAANGYSSLSLSAPFTTHKLSVGFRDSVIVGAKNSKNKKADGHSFVPKPDEATGPFPEAVLLKEKKVQDGKLLPEFADEEEEKFYETLMLQLESETVVEQMRHYEVVYLIHEKHAEEVGNVNEKVQDFLREKKGKIWRLSDWGMRRLAYKINKAKNAHYILMNFELEAKWINDFKSMLDKDERVIRHLVIKRDEAITEDCPPPPEFHTLRAGTDDYDEEEEDIDYDDAYDYEDDKEDWDGEGEEGEMEDYDDETEDGIIAVKNEAGDREHKNNISAIARNKGRKNMRSEKVGR, from the exons ATGGAGGCACTCCTAAACTCTTCGTCCTCAGTTTGTTTCACACTAAATGCTCCTAAAATGGCTATCATCACTGGTTCTTTGCTAAGGGATCCAAACCTATATATGAAAGCTGCAAATGGGTACTCTTCCTTATCTCTTTCGGCCCCATTTACTACGCACAAGCTCTCTGTTGGATTTAGGGACTCGGTGATAGTGGGGGCAAAGAACAGCAAGAACAAGAAGGCAGACGGTCATAGCTTTGTGCCAAAGCCAGACGAGGCCACTGGGCCTTTCCCTGAAGCTGTGCTCCTTAAAGAG AAGAAAGTTCAGGATGGTAAACTTCTGCCTGAGTTTGCCGATGAAGAAGAAG AAAAATTCTATGAAACTCTGATGCTTCAGCTAGAAAGTGAAACAGTTGTGGAACAAA TGCGCCACTATGAAGTGGTTTATTTAATTCATGAGAAGCATGCAGAAGAGGTTGGAAATGTTAATGAGAAAGTTCAAG ATTTTTTAAGGGAGAAGAAAGGCAAGATATGGAGACTGAGTGATTGGGGTATGAGAAGATTAGCATACAAGATAAACAAAGCCAAGAATGCCCACTACATCTTAATGAACTTCGAGTTAGAAGCAAAATGGATTAATGATTTCAAGAGCATGCTAGACAAAGATGAAAGGGTCATTCGGCATCTCGTGATAAAGAGGGATGAGGCAATTACAGAGGATTGCCCTCCGCCTCCCGAGTTCCACACCCTGCGTGCAGGTACAGATGATtatgatgaagaggaagaagatattGATTATGATGATGCCTATGACTATGAAGATGACAAAGAGGATTGGGATGGGGAAGGTGAGGAGGGTGAGATGGAAGATTATGATGATGAAACTGAGGATGGGATTATTGCTGTCAAGAATGAAGCTGGTGACAGAGAACATAAGAATAATATATCGGCTATTGCAAGAAATAAGGGAAGAAAGAATATGAGATCCGAGAAAGTAGGTAGGTAA